From Sphingobium sp. B2D3C:
GCCTCCGGACTGAGGCTATCCCAGGCCGGCACCGCATCGGGCCGGGGCGTCAGAACCGCATTGGCCGGAATCGTGCCTGACTGCTTCTGCCGGTCGAAGATCTGCTGGCGCATGACATCCCAGCCCATGTCGAAACGCCCCTTGAAACGCGCGATCCATTCTGCCGGCGCCTGATGCGGGGAGTGCATGGTCCCGGGGGAGAGATAGACAAAGAAGGGATTGTCGGGCTTCTGGCTCCACTTCACCCGCAACCAGTCCACCAGATGGTTGGTCATGTCCTTATCGAAAATGTAATCGCCATCCTTGGGAGGCTCGATGGCGTTGCGATTCTCGATCAGCTCGGGGCGGAACTGGTCGCTGGCGGCGGCATTGAACCCGTAGAAATAGTCGAAGCCCATCCCATTGGGCCAGCGATCGAAGGGCCCCATCGGCCCGGTTTCCCAGACCGGCGTATTGTGGTTCTTGCCGAAGAACGCCGTGTCATAGCCATTGTCACGCAGCACCCGTGCGATGGTCGCCGCGCTTTTGGGCATGACAGAGGTATAGCCCGGCTCATCGATGGCGACGTTGGTGATCGAGCCCGAGGCGACGGCATGGGCATTGCGGCCGGTGAGGAGAGCCGCGCGGGTGGGCGAGCACATCGCGGTCGTGTGGAACTCATTGTACCGCAGGCCCCGCTTGGCAAGGGCGTCGAATGTGGGCGTCGGGATCAGGCCGCCGAAGGTGCTCGCGGACCCGAAGCCTACATCGTCGGTCATGATCAGCAGCACATTCGGCGCGCCCATGGGGGCGCTCGGTGCCTTCGGATAATAGCGCCATTCCGGCGCTTGCGTGCGATCTGCCGGCTCTTTCGCCATCGCTGTGCCGGCGTGGGCCAGAACCAGGAGCGAGAGCGCCGTCGATCCTGCGATGCGGGCGATACGGGATTTCATGGGCATGATCAGTCTTTCCTGGTTACCGGGCGTTCTTGCTGATCGTGACGGATGCGATGTCGCAGGTGCAGCGGCTTGCGCCTGGCGCCACGGACGGGGTGTAGGAGAGCGGCGCCGTACCGGCGCGCCCGATATAGGCATCGCCACGGCCGCGGAGAGCCTGGCTTACCGCCGTGGACGCGACCTCGGCGCCGTCGACCCTGAGGCGTACGGTAGTACCGCCTGCAGGGACGGGTTCGAAATCTACCGCAATCTTGTAACGCCCCGCTGGCAGCGCATCTTGGGGAGAAATCTCCACCGGCGTCCCGGCACTCCCGGGATTCACGATGAAGGTGGGGCGCCCTGCGTTCAGCACCAGCGCCATGCCGCCAAAATGGTCCCCCTGCACGTAGATCGGCCCACTGGAGCTTGGGCCCGCAGTCGATACGTCGGCAGTCACGGTCCAGCCGGCCGCGATCGTCGGGAAGGCGTAGTTGGTGTAGCGCGTATCGCCGGGATAGTAAGTAAAGCTGGTCCTCTGCCCGAGCAAAGACGGCCGGAACTGCGGAGCCATCCGCGTATGAAGGTCGGCATTCAGGGGGTAGACCGCGTATCGACGCGCGGCGGCGTCGAAATCCGCTTTGAGCTCTTCCAGTTTCGCCGGATGTTGGGAGGAGACATCCTCCGTCTGGGACCAGTCGCTCCGAAGGTTGTAGAGCGCCCATTTGAAATCGGCCGGCTGCGTGTTGGCTGCCCCATCCCACGGGGCCCGGCCCGGCAGGGTCGATGCCATCCAGCCATCCTTGTAATAGGCCCGGTTGCCCAGCATCTCGAAATATTGCTCGCGATGCCGCTCTGGCGCCGCCGCATCCTTGAACGTGTAGAGAAAGCTGGTCCCATCGATCGGCTGCTGCTGGACGCCGTTCACGACGTCGGGCGCGGAGACGCCCGCGGCCTCGAAAATGGTCGGCGCGACGTCGATGACGTGGGTGAATTGCTGGCGGATCGCACCGCCCTTCTTGATCCCCGCCGGCCAACTCACCACCATCCCATCCCGCAGGCCGCCCAGGTGCGATGCGACGCGCTTGCCCCACTGGAACGGCGCGTTGGTCGCCCAGGCCCAGCCGGCCGGATAAGTGCCGAAGGATTTTGGGCCACCATAGTCGCCCATCGCGGCAATCAGGTCTTGGTCAGTCGTCGGATTGCCGGCGATGACCCGGAGCAGGTCCGCACTGCCGCGCAGGTCTTCCTCGCTCGCGCCGTTGTCGCCCTGGATGTAGACGACCATGGTGTTGTCGAGTTGGCCGTTCCGTCGCAGCGTATCGAGCACGCGCCCGATCTGGAAATCGAAGAAAGCGAGCTGCGCGGCCGCTACTTCCATCTGCTTCGCGTAGGCGCGCTGAACCTCGGGGCTGACCTGATGCCACGCCGGAATCTGCTCCGGGCGCGGAGAGAGCTGGGCGTTGGCCGGAATGATGCCCTGCCGTTTCTGCCGCCCGAACGTCTGCTGGCGCAGCACATCCCATCCCTGATCGAACTGGCCCCGGAAGCGCGCGATCCACTCGGGCGGTGCCTGGTGCGGCGCATGCGTCGAGCCAGAGGCGAAATAGGCGAAGAAGGGATGCTCCGGCCGCAGGTTGTGCTGCACGTCAATCCAGTGGATCAGCTTGTCGGCAAGATCCCGGTCGAGAATATAATCGGGGTCCTCTGGCGCCCGCACCGTGTTGCGGTTCTCGATCAGGGCGGGATTAAACTGATCGGCATAGGGGGCGTTGAACCCGTAGAAATAATCGAAGCCCATGCCGTTGGGCCAGTTGTCGAACGGCCCGACCGGCGTGTTCTCCCACACCGGCGTATTGTGATTTTTGCCGACGAAGCTGGTGTCATACCCGTTCAACTTGAGCACTTGGGCGATCGTCGCCGCGCTCTTGGGAATGACGGACGTGTAGCCGGGCGCATCGAGCGATACGTCGGCAATCGATCCGCTCCCCACCGCATGATGATTGCGCCCGGTCAGGAGTGCGGCGCGGGTCGGGGAGCACATCGCGGTCGTGTGGAAGGCATTGTAGCGCAGTCCGCTCTGCGCCAGGGCATCGAAGGCCGGCGTGGGGACAGGTCCGCCAAAGGTCGAGGCTGCGCCGAAGCCGACATCGTCGGTCATGATTAGCAGCACATTGGGTGCGTCCTTGGGAGCGACCGGCTCCTTGGGATAGGCCTGCCAAGTCTGCACCGGCTCATCGGCCGCGACGGCCGGCACCGGTTGCATGGTCAGGACCGGCAATGAGGCGACAAGGAGAGAGAGGCGGAGCTTGGCAGAGCGGGGTGACATTGGGGCAGTCCTCTTATTCTGGCTCACGCATCCCGCGCGCAGCGAACTCTCACTTTCCGGGCCGGCGCTTCTTCCGGATCGTGATCGTCAGACCCCATTGTGAATGTTCCGCCTGCGATCAGTTGCATCAGAGAAAACCTCACATGCCCTGCCGCCCGGCGCGTGTCCGGGCGGCAGGAACGGATCAGAACGCCCGCCTGACGGTGAGCGACCATTCACGCGGCGCGCCGGGCGTCCCGATGACGAGGCCGATCGGCAGGCGTGTCTTGTTCTGGTAGTAGAACTTGTCGGTGAGATTGGTCACGGCGAGCGAGACCTTCCAATCCTCGTCGGCGGACTGCCAGGTCAGTCGACCATTCAGCATCGTATAGGCCGGCACCAGGGACGCCGGGTTATTGTCCGAATTGGTGTAGAAGGACGACTGATAGGCGAGATCGAGGCGCGGGGTCAGCGTGCCCGCGTTCCCGACGAGGATCTCATATTGCGCACCAGCGCTGACCTTCCACTCGGTCACGAAAGGCGCGATCGAATTGAGCGTGATTCCGGCAATCGTGGCGCCCGCCGCGCCCAGCTTCGTGAGCTGGAAATCGAGGTAGCTGACACTGCCGTCGAACGACAGGCCACGGAGCGGATTGACGGTCAGTTCCGCCTCGAACCCCTTGAACCGGGCGTCGCCGGCATTGGTGGGGGTCGCGTTTTGCGGTGTCAGGACAACCCCGTTCACAACGGTTGGCGCCGTGTTCGAGAAGATGATGTCCTTGTAATTGTTGATGAAGGCAGACGCATTCAACCGAACAGCGCGATTCAGCAGATCGCTCTTGAAGCCGATTTCATAGGCTTCCAGCGATTCGGGATTGAACGGCACCACCTGCTGAATGACGAACGGCCGCGGATTGACGCCACCACCGCGGAAGCCCGTGGAATATTGCGCGAACACCATCAGATCGTCGGTCAGGCGGTAGTCGATATTGGCGCGATAATCCCAGCGCTTGCCGCTGTAACTGCCCACCGCACCGTCGATGAGACGCTGTGCGGTATAGCTCACCTGGCTCGTGTTGAACGGGTTGAAGCGGCGGAAGTTATAGTCCTTCTTGTCGTCGGTGTAGCGAATGCCGCCGGTCAGGTTGAGACGATCCGTGAGATGCGCCGTGACATGGGCAAATCCGGAAACGCTGCGTGCCGGAATGGTGTCATCCGAATAGAAAACGGAAGAGGTCGCAGCCCCCGGCGCAATGATGCTGCCGCCTTCAATATAGCTGGTGGCCTTGTAATAATAGCCGCCCAGCGTCCAATCCAGCAGCCCCGAAATGCTCGTGCCATTGAGGCGCAGTTCCTGGGTGAACTGGTGGTGGGTGTTGGTGATGTTGTTGGTGTTGATGCCATAGGGCGTCGTGTCAAAATCCGTGCCATAACGGCCGGAAATGCTTTGATACGAGGTGATCGACTTCAGAGCCAGATCAGGGCCGAGCTTCCAGTCGATCGAGCCAGAGACTTCCCAGGTGCGAAGACGCGTATTGGGCTGCCACACGACCGTATTGTGGCTACCGCCTGCATCGGTGAATGCGGGAGTCGTGTAATTGGCGTAGTTTGTGTACGATTCCGGCCCGGTGATGAAAACGTTGCGGTTGGTGATGCCGGGCGTCAGCGTCGGCGCCACCGTAATCGCGAGCAGCTTGGTTGCGCTCGGCTCTGAATCGTCCACCAAACGGCTGGCCGCCACATTGACCTCGATGTCGTCACTGGCGATCCAGCGCATAGCGACACGCCCGGCGGTGTACTTCGTGCCGCCTTCCTGTCCGATCACGCAATCTTTGCCAACCGCGGCAGAGGCCGTGAACACGCCGTTAGTCGGGTAGACGCAGCCGAAATCCAGTCGGTCGAGATAACCCTTCTTGCTGCGCGTGGCGCCCGATACACGCACGAAGAGCCGGTCCGGCACGAGCGCGAAATCGCCTGCACCGCGCAAGTCGAGGCGGTCGAAGCTCCCCGTCGTGGCCTCGATGAAGCCGCCTTCGCCCGAGGGTTTCTTGGTGAAGAGCTTGACGGCGCCGCCGATGGAGTTCTTGCCCGCCAGCGTTCCCTGCGGCCCGCGCAGGATCTCCACGCGCTCGAGATCGAGCAGGTCCAGCTGAGAACCAAAGACCGTGCCATGATAGACATCGTCGACATACAGGCCGACGCCGGGCTCATAAGCGAAGTT
This genomic window contains:
- a CDS encoding arylsulfatase, which gives rise to MSPRSAKLRLSLLVASLPVLTMQPVPAVAADEPVQTWQAYPKEPVAPKDAPNVLLIMTDDVGFGAASTFGGPVPTPAFDALAQSGLRYNAFHTTAMCSPTRAALLTGRNHHAVGSGSIADVSLDAPGYTSVIPKSAATIAQVLKLNGYDTSFVGKNHNTPVWENTPVGPFDNWPNGMGFDYFYGFNAPYADQFNPALIENRNTVRAPEDPDYILDRDLADKLIHWIDVQHNLRPEHPFFAYFASGSTHAPHQAPPEWIARFRGQFDQGWDVLRQQTFGRQKRQGIIPANAQLSPRPEQIPAWHQVSPEVQRAYAKQMEVAAAQLAFFDFQIGRVLDTLRRNGQLDNTMVVYIQGDNGASEEDLRGSADLLRVIAGNPTTDQDLIAAMGDYGGPKSFGTYPAGWAWATNAPFQWGKRVASHLGGLRDGMVVSWPAGIKKGGAIRQQFTHVIDVAPTIFEAAGVSAPDVVNGVQQQPIDGTSFLYTFKDAAAPERHREQYFEMLGNRAYYKDGWMASTLPGRAPWDGAANTQPADFKWALYNLRSDWSQTEDVSSQHPAKLEELKADFDAAARRYAVYPLNADLHTRMAPQFRPSLLGQRTSFTYYPGDTRYTNYAFPTIAAGWTVTADVSTAGPSSSGPIYVQGDHFGGMALVLNAGRPTFIVNPGSAGTPVEISPQDALPAGRYKIAVDFEPVPAGGTTVRLRVDGAEVASTAVSQALRGRGDAYIGRAGTAPLSYTPSVAPGASRCTCDIASVTISKNAR
- a CDS encoding TonB-dependent receptor translates to MSKIRTLLVRASVVAVALSAVTPVMAQGQATTDNSAQEADGGVGDIVVTAQFRSQRLQDTPIAITAMDSAMMESRSYNTVTDLTNSAPNVVLKPTTSAFGPGAAIYVRGVGQADTNFAYEPGVGLYVDDVYHGTVFGSQLDLLDLERVEILRGPQGTLAGKNSIGGAVKLFTKKPSGEGGFIEATTGSFDRLDLRGAGDFALVPDRLFVRVSGATRSKKGYLDRLDFGCVYPTNGVFTASAAVGKDCVIGQEGGTKYTAGRVAMRWIASDDIEVNVAASRLVDDSEPSATKLLAITVAPTLTPGITNRNVFITGPESYTNYANYTTPAFTDAGGSHNTVVWQPNTRLRTWEVSGSIDWKLGPDLALKSITSYQSISGRYGTDFDTTPYGINTNNITNTHHQFTQELRLNGTSISGLLDWTLGGYYYKATSYIEGGSIIAPGAATSSVFYSDDTIPARSVSGFAHVTAHLTDRLNLTGGIRYTDDKKDYNFRRFNPFNTSQVSYTAQRLIDGAVGSYSGKRWDYRANIDYRLTDDLMVFAQYSTGFRGGGVNPRPFVIQQVVPFNPESLEAYEIGFKSDLLNRAVRLNASAFINNYKDIIFSNTAPTVVNGVVLTPQNATPTNAGDARFKGFEAELTVNPLRGLSFDGSVSYLDFQLTKLGAAGATIAGITLNSIAPFVTEWKVSAGAQYEILVGNAGTLTPRLDLAYQSSFYTNSDNNPASLVPAYTMLNGRLTWQSADEDWKVSLAVTNLTDKFYYQNKTRLPIGLVIGTPGAPREWSLTVRRAF